In Castanea sativa cultivar Marrone di Chiusa Pesio chromosome 6, ASM4071231v1, a single window of DNA contains:
- the LOC142638494 gene encoding putative methyltransferase PMT23 has protein sequence MAITVPNLIKERKFPFILTLSVLLLCFAFLIFTNTKSNPYLLFSTSTTSTATSALQSSLPSSPPPPRQNDGVPAAAAVVINADPNSARIDWKLCKGTVAVDFIPCLDNFKAIKALKARRHMEHRERHCPDPNPRCLVPLPSGYRIPLPWPKSRDMVWYNNVPHPKLVEYKKDQNWVRKSGDYLVFPGGGTQFKDGVISYVEFIERTLPTIEWGRHIRVILDVGCGVASFGGYLLDKNVITMSFAPKDEHEAQIQFALERGIPATLSVIGTQKLTFPGNAYDLIHCARCRVHWDADGGKPLLELNRILRPGGFFVWSATPVYRDDERDQNIWKAMVVLTKAMCWKVVARTVDSSGIGLVIYQKPVSPSCYETRKNNKYAPLCDQKDGKNSSWYVPLSHCLSLLPVDSKGNLFSWPMPWPKRLSSKPPSLSTESGAEEMFYEDTKHWSDLVSDVYLNDLAINWSSVRNVMDMNAHYGGFAAALIDLPVWVMNVIPIDVPDTLSIIFDRGLIGIYHDWCESLNTYPRTYDLLHSSFLFRNLTQRCDVLDVIVEMDRILRPGGYIVVQDNMEIINKLSPILHSLHWSLTLYKDQFLIGQKGFWRPTIGETNS, from the exons ATGGCCATCACAGTCCCAAACctaatcaaagaaagaaaattccCGTTCATATTGACCCTCTCAGTATTACTCCTCTGCTTCGCATTCCTCATCTTCACCAACACCAAATCAAATCCTTACCTTCTCTTCTCTACTTCCACCACCTCCACCGCCACGTCAGCTCTTCAATCCTCGCTTCCATCGTCTCCGCCTCCGCCTCGGCAAAACGACGGCGTCCCTGCCGCTGCTGCTGTGGTGATCAATGCGGATCCGAATTCCGCTCGTATTGATTGGAAGCTGTGTAAAGGTACCGTGGCCGTTGATTTCATACCGTGTTTGGATAATTTCAAGGCGATCAAGGCGTTGAAGGCGCGGAGACATATGGAGCACCGTGAACGCCATTGCCCCGACCCGAACCCGCGTTGCTTGGTTCCTCTTCCCTCGGGTTATCGGATCCCTCTTCCGTGGCCTAAGAGCAGAGACATG GTATGGTATAATAACGTCCCTCACCCAAAGCTTGTTGAGTACAAGAAGGACCAAAACTGGGTGCGTAAGTCTGGCGATTACCTTGTTTTCCCTGGAGGTGGCACTCAATTCAAGGATGGAGTTATTAGCTACGTTGAATTTATAGAAAGG ACTTTACCAACCATTGAATGGGGGAGGCACATCCGGGTTATATTAGATGTTGGTTGTGGTGTTGCTAGTTTTGGTGGCTATTTACTGGACAAAAATGTTATTACCATGTCATTTGCTCCAAAGGATGAGCATGAAGCTCAGATACAGTTTGCTCTTGAACGAGGAATTCCCGCTACTCTGTCAGTCATTGGAACACAAAAGCTGACATTTCCAGGCAATGCGTATGATTTGATTCATTGTGCACGATGCAGGGTTCATTGGGATGCAGATG GTGGGAAACCATTATTGGAACTCAACAGAATTCTTAGGCCTGGTGGCTTTTTTGTGTGGTCTGCTACACCAGTCTACCGTGACGATGAAAGAGATCAGAATATATGGAAGG CTATGGTGGTTTTGACCAAAGCAATGTGCTGGAAAGTTGTGGCTAGGACAGTTGATTCATCTGGAATAGGGCTTGTAATATACCAAAAGCCTGTCTCTCCTTCCTGCTATGAAACAcgaaaaaacaataaatacgCACCATTATGTGATCAGAAAGATGGGAAAAACAGTTCATG GTATGTGCCTCTCAGTCATTGTCTTTCTTTGCTTCCGGTTGATAGTAAGGGTAACTTGTTCAGCTGGCCCATGCCCTGGCCCAAGAGGCTTAGTAGTAAACCTCCAAGCCTATCAACTGAATCAGGTGCTGAAGAAATGTTCTATGAGGACACAAAACATTGGTCTGACCTTGTATCAGATGTTTATTTGAATGACCTTGCCATAAACTGGTCGAGTGTGAGGAATGTGATGGATATGAATGCTCACTATGGAGG ATTTGCTGCAGCACTTATTGATCTACCTGTCTGGGTAATGAATGTCATCCCCATTGATGTACCAGATACTCTGTCTATTATATTTGACAGAGGGTTGATTGGAATCTATCACGACTGGTGCGAGTCTTTAAACACCTATCCTCGAACTTATGATCTACTGCATTCCAGCTTTCTCTTCAGAAATCTTACACAAAG ATGTGATGTCTTAGATGTAATCGTTGAGATGGATCGCATACTGAGACCAGGCGGATATATTGTGGTTCAGGACAACATGGAAATTATTAATAAGCTTAGTCCTATCTTGCATTCGCTTCATTGGTCACTAACGCTGTATAAGGATCAGTTTCTCATTGGTCAGAAGGGTTTCTGGCGTCCCACAATTGGAGAAACTAATTCATGA
- the LOC142641395 gene encoding protein MID1-COMPLEMENTING ACTIVITY 1-like, which yields MLSHAQAPPLLEVDALGLSNMIVSSAQNTATHRKNCEQLAEHVRLIGNLLEKLKSTDLMNLPATKEPLEGLEEALRKALELVESCREKSYLYMLAMGWNVVYQFRQVQADIDRYLRLVPLISLVQEFRMQNIKEGLQAIEEDQREYTLEEEDMEAQNVIIKPDRTKRDADVLEKSLSRRYPDLEFHEALHEEKDKLNIELQRSQSNNDPDQCRVIEHLIDVTENVVNVLPGKKITKLLANEPTYVISGYVSNVNSSYGDPGLKPEDQSQWQTDLFDCCGEPCLSFKTFFYPCGTFSWIANLVSKGKISRERAINDLLSYSLFCGCCCYTCCIRRKLRELFNIEGGSCDDFSTNLMCCCCALVEEWRELEIRGFDGCQGRKMIPPPYQFMKP from the exons ATGCTGAGCCATGCACAAGCACCACCATTATTAGAAGTGGACGCCTTAGGTCTAAGCAATATGATCGTATCATCAGCTCAAAACACCGCCACACACCGCAAGAACTGCGAGCAACTAGCGGAGCATGTGAGGCTGATAGGGAACCTGTTGGAGAAGCTGAAATCAACGGACCTGATGAACTTGCCGGCTACGAAGGAACCGTTGGAAGGTTTGGAAGAGGCACTAAGGAAAGCACTCGAGTTGGTGGAAAGTTGCAGAGAGAAGAGCTACCTTTACATGCTTGCCATGGGGTGGAACGTAGTGTATCAGTTCCGCCAAGTCCAAGCTGATATTGATCGCTATCTTCGTCTCGTGCCGTTGATTTCTTTGGTCCAAGAGTTTCGCATGCAG AATATAAAGGAAGGATTGCAGGCGATTGAAGAAGATCAAAGGGAATACACCCTcgaagaagaagatatggaaGCCCAAAATGTTATAATCAAACCTGATCGGACAAAGAGAGATGCTGATGTATTAGAGAAGTCGTTGTCTCGTAGGTATCCTGACTTGGAATTTCATGAAGCACTCCATGAAGAGAAAGACAAATTAAACATTGAATTGCAACGATCACAGTCAAACAATGACCCCGATCAATGCCGGGTGATTGAACACCTTATTGATGTAACggaaaatgttgtaaatgtgCTACCTGGTAAGAAGATCACAAAACTTCTTGCCAATGAACCAACTTATGTGATATCAGG GTATGTATCCAATGTAAATTCCAGCTATGGAGACCCTGGATTAAAGCCAGAAGATCAAAGTCAATGGCAAACTGATCTTTTCGATTGTTGCGGCGAACCTTGTCTAA GCTTCAAGACCTTCTTCTATCCTTGTGGAACATTTTCATGGATAGCTAACTTGGTGTCAAAGGGAAAAATAT CTCGTGAACGTGCAATCAATGATCTTTTGTCATACTCCCTCTTCTGTGGTTGCTGCTGCTACACCTGTTGCATAAGAAGGAAATTGAGGGAGCTTTTTAACATAGAG GGAGGTTCATGTGATGACTTCTCAACTAATCTCATGTGTTGCTGCTGCGCACTAGTTGAAGAGTGGCGTGAGCTCGAAATTAGGGGCTTCGATG GTTGCCAAGGAAGAAAGATGATTCCTCCACCATACCAATTCATGAAGCCCTGA
- the LOC142638961 gene encoding uncharacterized protein LOC142638961, with product MASEKSDSAESAAAAAAAKSNQLYVFFGHESSSVLYSMYEIPVPNPLPPPPTKSAQIAEMQNPSPLPNTTPNPILKLKRGEYPRGMCCVQLGSKFYFFGGEFDDLDHPYVAKDVKTKYKNVKRDRYPRDVYVFDPTNTNTNTNTNTTIDDNKKKLMMISGTPMQTGKAKPLGFVVDEKIYVVGSTFTSKFLKNVDEKNSDIKKHVLFEVYDPVVDKWSTLPTPSHPLIRDSEPEETEWVGHAVVGRKVLLHNQFGYGVLQHRLYCYDLDRGEWINYQNLPSYSGSFLGRSEFVGDTLYGVYNRKVSAITPLADADEEEEDMGADVENPLYFPSEDLCSVVDDIYDKFPPQLDSSITSSSLLHLGNGVFCFVMSGRSLRFKHRHGYYPIEDNKKGVISIVIFQALGDKHLRGEGEDEDEDEYEYSSDEDEGNAGFFRAKFLYSAHYHINTRSRNLGDIHGCFSLGLLFKFGDGSDPTCAEDGKVPISNSPSDPHLVPQSVPDVQPWMKEAMTWFLQYVEDDINDNFIMTTSPRLLGEKRHIDHQLPWQLQHHMLTQECPAAQTKIAWYVARKALIEEKRRLQDLQREHEILRKENTMLTNQRDLYQSWISRFFDDRRFQAVADPFEPQPLTSSVPSSSQPTEPLVSNQSGDTSHRMETLSLS from the exons ATGGCCTCGGAAAAGAGTGATAGTGCAGAgtcagcagcagcagcagcagcagcaaaaTCGAACCAGCTGTACGTATTTTTTGGTCATGAATCTTCTTCAGTCCTTTATTCAATGTATGAGATTCCTGTACCAAATCCTCTCCCTCCTCCCCCAACGAAATCAGCACAGATTGCCGAAATGCAGAACCCAAGTCCACTTCCCAACACTACCCCAAACCCAATCctcaaactcaaaaggggtgAATACCCTCGAGGCATGTGCTGCGTTCAACTGGGTTCCAAATTTTACTTCTTTGGTGGCGAGTTCGATGATTTGGATCACCCATATGTTGCTAAAGATGTTAAGACAAAGTACAAGAATGTAAAACGAGATAGATATCCTAGAGATGTCTATGTTTTTGAtcccaccaacaccaacaccaacaccaacaccaacaccaccaTTGATGATAACAAGAAGAAGTTGATGATGATAAGTGGTACACCAATGCAGACCGGAAAGGCTAAGCCTTTGGGGTTTGTGGTGGATGAGAAGATTTACGTGGTTGGAAGCACTTTCACAtccaaattcttaaaaaatgtaGACGAAAAGAATTCAGATATAAAAAAGCATGTTTTGTTTGAGGTGTATGATCCTGTAGTTGATAAGTGGTCTACTTTGCCAACTCCTTCTCATCCTTTGATTAGGGACTCGGAGCCAGAGGAGACTGAATGGGTGGGGCATGCTGTTGTGGGAAGGAAGGTTCTTCTTCATAATCAATTCGGCTATGGTGTTCTTCAACACCGCTTATATTGTTATGATCTCGATAGAGGTGAATGGATAAATTACCAAAACCTGCCTTCCTACTCTGGTAGTTTCTTAGGGAGGAGTGAGTTTGTAGGGGATACCCTTTATGGAGTTTACAACAGGAAAGTATCTGCAATAACCCCATTAGCTGATGCtgatgaggaggaggaggatatGGGTGCAGATGTAGAGAACCCTCTTTATTTTCCATCTGAGGACTTGTGCTCGGTTGTGGATGATATTTACGATAAATTTCCTCCACAGCTGGACTCCTCAATTACCTCATCAAGCTTGCTTCATTTGGGGAATGGAgtcttttgttttgtgatgTCTGGCAGGTCTCTACGTTTCAAGCATCGTCATGGTTATTATCCTATTGAAGATAACAAAAAAGGTGTTATTAGCATCGTAATCTTTCAGGCCCTTGGGGATAAACACTTACGAGGTGAaggtgaagatgaagatgaagatgaatatGAATATAGTAGCGATGAAGATGAAGGTAACGCTGGATTCTTCAGGGCAAAATTCTTGTATTCCGCTCATTATCACATCAATACCCGCTCCCGAAATCTTGGGGATATCCATGGTTGCTTCTCTCTTGGCCTG TTGTTTAAATTTGGAGATGGGAGTGACCCTACCTGTGCTGAAGATGGGAAAGTGCCTATTTCAAACTCACCATCCGATCCACATCTTGTTCCCCAATCTGTCCCCGATGTGCAGCCTTGGATGAAGGAGGCGATGACTTGGTTCTTGCAATATGTGGAGGATGATATTAACGATAACTTCATTATGACCACAAGTCCTAGGTTGCTAGGTGAGAAAAGGCACATAGATCACCAGCTTCCTTGGCAGCTGCAGCATCACATGCTCACTCAAGAGTGCCCAGCTGCGCAGACTAAGATAGCTTGGTATGTTGCAAGGAAAGCTTTGATTGAGGAAAAACGTCGGCTGCAAGATCTTCAAAGAGAGCACGAGATATTGAGGAAGGAGAATACCATGCTCACCAATCAAAGGGATCTTTACCAGTCATGGATTTCGCGGTTTTTTGATGATCGGAGATTTCAGGCTGTTGCTGATCCGTTTGAGCCTCAACCACTTACATCTTCTGTTCCCTCATCTTCTCAGCCTACTGAGCCACTAGTCAGCAATCAATCTGGAGATACCTCCCACAGGATGGAGACCCTGTCCTTGTCCTAG